gatatgaacgtaaaagagccgcatgaaaccagccaaagagtcgcatgcggctcgcgagccgcgggttggccaccgctaggctaggcagagtcgcctccttgcaggaaggcGGCCCAGAGTAGTATAAAGAACCTTGGCGCTGGGAGAGGGACCTTCTTTTGCATCTCGCCGAAAGGGGTCCACAGCTGTACATCGATTATTCTGgcagacattaaatagttaaactgtgaagtgcttctcttctgggcactaataaatcggcaaacttgtctgctgacttatttgttcacgcttcttcacccgcagtaatgcatgtagttcacgaAGCATATATGTGTATactttcagcagtctctatccaaatacacagtgtaggtacctattaaaagtgtagtcccgatgaacatgaaaggcaaagattgataattcacaaagaactttccatggtcatcatatctacctaacggctgcgccgaaagagttgggccagaagaatagagcggaactcatgcagaagtgcatgaacaccaccttgttgaaagaataaaaccaacacaatgcatgaattcatgacaaatgacataccagcaaatcaggaggacttctgctgttgcctttgcgagaccagttcagataggcgttatcacgaatttataaaacaggtgtgttcggacctccacagtggaggctctgctgaacccctgagaccgactcaccgaactcatagagtttgaccgaatccaggttaagaaccactggtttagaggctgttatttctgcaaaaggaggaactactaaatattgatgtcatttttctgatggggtttccaaatgtatgcacctgcctacttttgtttaaataaagattgcacactgtctgcaaatcctataaactgcatttcacttctcaaatagcactgtgttgatcactgccgtcatcggccatgcatggattcgggccatctgattggttcctttgccccccccgccccccatacacacacaggaattgGTTAGGACTTCATTAGTAAGTGTTAGGAATCGTTTTGGCTCTCCGTTCAGAGCAAGGAACGAGCCACTAGCCCCacgggaagttgtcattttctgtaagcttgtgtgtatgtagaTTCAAACTGGGATTGCAGCCGCCTCGatgctatattatggccaatatgcagttgcatgtttagggtcttttttctaggatcttcagccacgacacccaggcagatgttgatattaaaatgttggtggaactatccaataacTACGCAGATCTGATGATCCCTAATACTTGAGctgagacaaaattggaaagactatttgttgacagtgtctgtgagttacttcaacccaaaagttcacataaactacacatagctaatgttgaccacaaaatggcatgtaagctggccaggagtcctggaatcttctgatctgtagacagatgcgttacccattgctccacgagccccacgggaatatgtggcttgtaagcttgtaacacttttgcaaaaatgaaaataaaaaataggtgacattatttgaatatgccatgatgctttattctttgcgccactcgccctacaagttacggctattgaccgtagacttgtgtggaaaatcgtcattgtccaaaagatgtcagtttagcaatagtgagcaagggagaaattcttcaaagtaatttgattatgccatgacccagattcgaaCCAGGGATCTGCACAGCCAACTATACTCCGGCCCAAGTCTGTTCGTTGAGCGAAAGACTCATTATCTTTTCCTGACACCACTTCTCTGGGCAACAGGGCCTGAGAACAGTTGTAGCCTATGAGCAGGCCAATCTCACAGTCACATAAAGGAGTGATCTCTCCGGCAAGGTGCTCTAGGTGAGGCCATGATCTTGCTGTCTCAGGTATGGGGACATGACTTAGGTTTGCAGGAATAAACTCTCTTGTGTAGGTTACTGGGAGAGATATTTTCCTTGTCTCATTATAACCTCTGACCTGCAGTCCAGTTAACTTCTGACTCTGGATGACGGTATCTTTGGATGACATCGTGGAGAGCTTTAATTGCACAGCCTGTTTCTTTGTAACTAACACTTTTGCCGTTTCTTGCAGGATGAAGGTGGTGTCGCTTTGGTTGTCCAATAGAGCGTATACGAGCACTTCCTGCTCTGGATTACTTGCTGTGGACAGCCATACAGGAACAACTGTGGAGGAATAGGTGCTCCTCTTGTCTTGCACCACTCTGTTAGCTGTTGCCTCTACTGGtgtctcttctttctcttcagACTCTGATAAGTCTTCCTTCTCCTTTGTGCGCTCCTTTTTCTTAAAGCGTctcccactctcctttctttcgCCATCCTCTTGTTCTTTCCTATTGTCTTCCCTTGGACGATTTTCATGTAGACATGTTGGATGCTTCCTTTTGCATGTCTCACAAATGCTTCTCTTCTCACAGTTCTTGGACTGAT
The sequence above is a segment of the Syngnathus typhle isolate RoL2023-S1 ecotype Sweden unplaced genomic scaffold, RoL_Styp_1.0 HiC_scaffold_34, whole genome shotgun sequence genome. Coding sequences within it:
- the LOC133147165 gene encoding uncharacterized protein LOC133147165 — translated: MSFQTLIGRKNIPANEKIYYLQKYVGGPARKAIEGYFLLGTDAAYQTALSVLEKRFGSSFMVAKAFRDKLASWPKIGPKESIQLREFSDFLRGCQAAMSQIKSLEVLNDCGENQRMLSKLPDWLTARWNRRVTRMEKENETFPSFDQFVEFVTEEADIACNPITSLHALKSGDGGMEKPQKTQSVGAKVLASSSEEKTDAKGCVFCEKSNHGLQTCRKFLKETTAERVKFVKTNKLCFGCLKSGHQSKNCEKRSICETCKRKHPTCLHENRPREDNRKEQEDGERKESGRRFKKKERTKEKEDLSESEEKEETPVEATANRVVQDKRSTYSSTVVPVWLSTASNPEQEVLVYALLDNQSDTTFILQETAKVLVTKKQAVQLKLSTMSSKDTVIQSQKLTGLQVRGYNETRKISLPVTYTREFIPANLSHVPIPETARSWPHLEHLAGEITPLCDCEIGLLIGYNCSQALLPREVVSGKDNESFAQRTDLGRSIVGCADPWFESGSWHNQITLKNFSLAHYC